One window from the genome of Proteiniborus sp. DW1 encodes:
- a CDS encoding VCBS repeat-containing protein: MKIKFLLLICILLILSGCSSKQPEKLEDIKQAIDQTVGNITSEVSEKALNQGKPVFDESQKEEHVISSETSKVITFSCGNNARLDIAFSEGSVENERIFEVSPISSSFIGKNNYAGFYLTEKGTTGSVEVNAPVTICYMTTDEIPEDVRIVKYGEEGEEDIVVPGYRIKTKEGNGLMAFVNSFSGYGVKKVSKGQIARMADMLEKYGFDWVLDVDDHYKIMLPDGTETMLQCRVLMENTTSPYFYSMQGTYNGQAKLGLYGAKDVGLEIEGFNLPLIFGLMYGDDNASFKLIPVFEEYDTIGGTGVPLVSLIPKGYVGKGMFQLVLDGLEYMGGEHESEDDEAEPIPFTVFTRGPIAYLNIHYYGLGYMKFQGSIVGHAKKTEKELPTPIGEIELVPLTQDVPLSEYKPDDNTVDINNDDKPDVSVDDSPGNEIKFDNNGDGKADITIRESDDGGIEYDMDGDGKPDITIYPLI, translated from the coding sequence ATGAAAATAAAATTTCTCCTTTTGATCTGTATCCTTCTAATTCTTTCAGGATGCAGTTCTAAACAGCCAGAGAAATTAGAAGATATCAAACAAGCAATAGATCAAACAGTAGGGAATATTACAAGTGAAGTAAGTGAAAAAGCTTTAAATCAAGGAAAGCCAGTTTTTGATGAATCTCAAAAAGAGGAGCATGTTATCAGTTCTGAAACTAGCAAAGTAATTACCTTTTCTTGTGGTAATAATGCAAGACTAGATATTGCCTTTTCAGAAGGCTCTGTAGAAAATGAAAGAATATTTGAAGTATCACCTATTAGCTCCTCTTTTATCGGAAAAAATAACTATGCTGGATTTTATTTGACAGAGAAAGGTACAACAGGGAGTGTTGAAGTTAATGCACCAGTTACTATATGCTATATGACTACTGACGAAATACCTGAAGATGTGAGGATAGTTAAATATGGAGAAGAGGGTGAGGAGGATATAGTAGTCCCAGGCTATCGAATCAAGACAAAAGAAGGCAATGGACTAATGGCTTTTGTAAACAGCTTCTCAGGCTATGGAGTTAAAAAGGTTTCTAAGGGTCAAATTGCAAGAATGGCAGATATGCTTGAAAAATATGGTTTTGATTGGGTATTAGATGTAGATGATCACTATAAGATAATGCTTCCTGATGGAACTGAAACGATGCTTCAATGCAGAGTATTAATGGAGAATACTACATCGCCATATTTTTATTCTATGCAGGGCACTTATAATGGTCAGGCAAAGCTTGGATTATATGGTGCAAAGGACGTAGGATTGGAGATAGAAGGTTTTAATTTACCCTTGATCTTTGGTCTTATGTACGGGGACGATAATGCAAGCTTTAAATTAATACCTGTATTTGAAGAATACGATACTATAGGAGGAACTGGTGTTCCTTTAGTATCTCTAATACCTAAGGGCTATGTAGGTAAAGGAATGTTTCAATTAGTACTGGATGGCTTAGAATATATGGGAGGCGAACACGAGTCCGAGGATGATGAAGCTGAACCAATTCCGTTCACTGTATTTACTCGCGGACCAATTGCATATTTAAATATTCATTATTATGGCTTAGGATATATGAAATTTCAAGGAAGTATTGTAGGTCATGCTAAGAAAACAGAAAAAGAGTTACCTACTCCTATTGGTGAAATTGAGCTTGTACCACTTACACAGGACGTTCCTTTATCAGAGTATAAGCCAGATGATAATACAGTAGATATAAATAATGATGACAAACCAGATGTAAGTGTAGACGATAGCCCAGGAAATGAAATTAAATTTGACAATAATGGAGATGGAAAGGCTGATATAACCATAAGAGAGAGTGATGATGGCGGCATAGAGTATGACATGGATGGCGATGGTAAGCCAGATATCACCATATATCCACTGATTTAA
- a CDS encoding helix-turn-helix domain-containing protein produces MQYTELIKTALDYIEQNLKANITSEELAQMANYSTYHYYRLFSSVMGSSVASYILKRRLDHALAEIAGGRKAIDVVLEYGFDTYAGFYKAFVKMYGCSPKKYLSIYQEHKPKKPEVVIMYTDKELRKILENWSIEKNLPIIGAHMADGAKTSGNVWRVGNDYILKTGSREKLIKNIKISKALHKQGFVSSLPVLTKTGDEYLNQKEPFVLTQGLKGNPLTKSDRFGDSRIKFGEEYGRSIARLHKALKSIQKDILPDEVNIYENVTSWVLPNVKQQNIQWDMGIDDSFFDGFIEYFGKLYDKLPKQLIHRDPNPSNILFDGDKISGFIDFDLSEVNIRLWDVCYCATGILSESSEDAYEKWLDILEGILHGYDLEGKLTPEEKQAVFYVICSIQMICIAYFEKHDMYKELAKTNRQMLNFIIQNKEKIENIFK; encoded by the coding sequence ATGCAATACACTGAATTAATCAAAACTGCACTGGACTATATTGAGCAAAACCTAAAAGCCAACATTACATCTGAAGAGCTAGCACAGATGGCAAATTATTCGACATATCATTATTACCGTTTATTTTCATCTGTTATGGGTTCTTCGGTTGCCAGCTATATTCTAAAGCGACGTCTTGATCATGCCCTTGCTGAAATCGCCGGCGGTCGTAAGGCTATCGATGTTGTGCTTGAATACGGCTTTGATACCTATGCTGGTTTTTACAAGGCATTTGTAAAGATGTATGGCTGTTCTCCAAAAAAGTATCTTAGCATTTATCAAGAGCATAAACCAAAAAAACCGGAGGTGGTAATTATGTATACCGATAAGGAATTACGAAAAATTTTGGAAAACTGGAGTATTGAAAAAAATCTTCCCATCATTGGTGCCCATATGGCAGATGGAGCAAAAACTTCGGGAAATGTTTGGAGAGTGGGAAATGATTACATTTTAAAAACTGGTAGTCGCGAAAAGCTTATTAAAAATATTAAAATTTCTAAAGCACTCCATAAGCAAGGTTTTGTTTCTTCCCTGCCTGTCCTAACAAAAACAGGGGATGAGTATCTGAACCAGAAGGAACCTTTTGTTCTTACACAAGGATTAAAAGGCAATCCACTCACTAAGTCTGACAGATTCGGAGACAGTCGCATCAAGTTTGGTGAAGAATACGGAAGAAGCATCGCACGACTTCACAAGGCATTAAAATCTATACAAAAAGATATTTTACCCGATGAAGTAAATATTTATGAAAATGTTACAAGCTGGGTACTACCGAATGTTAAGCAACAGAACATACAGTGGGACATGGGAATTGATGATAGCTTTTTTGACGGCTTTATTGAATACTTTGGAAAACTATATGATAAGTTACCAAAGCAACTCATCCATAGAGACCCAAATCCTAGCAACATCTTGTTTGATGGTGACAAGATAAGTGGTTTTATTGATTTTGACTTAAGTGAAGTCAATATACGTTTATGGGATGTTTGCTACTGTGCAACTGGAATTTTATCTGAAAGCAGTGAAGATGCATATGAGAAGTGGTTAGATATTCTAGAAGGGATTCTACATGGTTATGACCTTGAGGGTAAACTTACTCCTGAAGAAAAGCAAGCAGTATTTTATGTGATTTGCTCTATTCAGATGATTTGCATTGCATATTTTGAAAAGCATGACATGTATAAGGAGCTTGCTAAAACAAATCGACAGATGCTGAATTTCATAATTCAAAACAAGGAAAAAATAGAGAACATATTTAAGTAA
- a CDS encoding response regulator transcription factor — MYKIMIIEDDKKLQDLIRNHLEKYGYETCSVENFSQIKKEFIQHNPHLVLMDINLPYYDGFYWCRDIRTVSKVPIIFISARGSDMDQVMAIENGGDDYITKPFSYDLLIVKIKGVIRRVYGEYSESSHSEVYEVDGLYLHIHQNIVEYKGKKIELSTKEFLLLYSLLKSVNQIVSREELLEILWNDIDFVDDNTLSVNITRLRKRLEDIDIENAIETKRGQGYKLVNNWSR; from the coding sequence ATGTACAAAATAATGATAATCGAAGACGACAAAAAGCTTCAAGATTTAATAAGGAACCATTTAGAGAAATATGGCTATGAAACATGTTCAGTAGAGAATTTCTCACAGATAAAAAAGGAATTTATTCAACATAATCCTCATCTAGTTCTGATGGATATTAATCTTCCATACTATGATGGCTTCTACTGGTGTAGAGACATAAGGACAGTTTCAAAGGTTCCTATAATATTTATTTCCGCAAGGGGCTCAGATATGGATCAGGTCATGGCTATTGAAAACGGAGGGGATGATTATATTACTAAACCCTTTTCCTATGATTTGCTCATAGTTAAGATAAAGGGTGTTATTAGAAGAGTGTACGGAGAGTATTCTGAAAGCAGCCATAGTGAGGTATATGAAGTAGATGGGCTATATCTGCATATTCATCAGAATATAGTTGAATATAAGGGTAAAAAGATAGAGCTAAGCACTAAGGAATTTCTACTATTGTATTCTCTATTAAAAAGTGTAAATCAAATAGTCTCAAGAGAGGAACTTCTAGAAATACTATGGAATGATATTGATTTTGTAGATGATAATACCCTTTCAGTAAATATTACAAGACTTAGAAAAAGACTTGAGGATATAGACATAGAAAATGCTATAGAAACTAAGAGAGGACAAGGCTACAAACTGGTTAACAATTGGAGTAGATAG
- a CDS encoding ABC transporter ATP-binding protein, translating into MSVLKADNITKIYGNKKSGLTVKALDKFSINIENGEFVGVMGPSGSGKTTLLNILATIDTPSSGELYINGTNPMKLNEKRTALFRRKELGFIFQDYNLLDTLSIKENIILPLALEKVKTKEIEERVSDIADLLNIKEILNKRPYEVSGGQQQRAACARALIHNPSIILADEPTGNLDSKSSQEVMESLKNLNEERNATIMMVTHDPFAASFCHRIVMIKDGKFFLEIVKGGNRQAFFQEILDSLSLLGGNYNDIA; encoded by the coding sequence ATGTCAGTTTTAAAAGCAGATAACATAACTAAAATATATGGAAATAAAAAAAGCGGACTAACAGTAAAGGCCCTAGATAAATTTAGTATCAATATAGAAAATGGAGAGTTTGTTGGTGTAATGGGACCTTCAGGTAGTGGAAAAACCACACTATTAAATATATTAGCTACTATAGATACGCCCTCTTCTGGAGAGCTTTATATAAATGGAACTAATCCTATGAAACTAAACGAAAAGCGTACCGCTTTATTTAGAAGAAAAGAACTAGGATTTATTTTTCAAGATTATAACCTTTTAGATACATTATCTATAAAAGAAAATATCATACTTCCTTTAGCATTAGAAAAAGTAAAAACCAAGGAAATAGAGGAAAGAGTAAGTGATATAGCAGACCTATTAAATATAAAGGAAATACTTAATAAAAGACCTTATGAGGTATCCGGAGGACAGCAACAAAGGGCTGCCTGTGCAAGGGCATTGATACACAATCCTTCTATAATACTTGCAGATGAGCCTACTGGAAACCTAGACTCAAAGTCTTCACAAGAAGTTATGGAATCTCTAAAGAATCTAAATGAAGAAAGAAATGCTACCATAATGATGGTAACCCATGATCCCTTTGCGGCTAGCTTTTGCCACAGAATAGTGATGATAAAGGATGGAAAGTTTTTCCTAGAAATAGTAAAGGGTGGCAATAGACAGGCATTCTTTCAGGAAATATTAGATTCACTTTCTCTGCTAGGAGGCAACTACAATGACATTGCGTGA
- a CDS encoding sensor histidine kinase has product MNFKSYIKDRISYIVVYFVNTFLVILTMYLSIVINQKRFPRENVLYAFLISVVLVSFFVAYDYLKNRPFYKYLNKAASLSKDLEIILGMTEGKTSEQLMYNKILNETYKVYNDKISKYEENHKHYIYFINQWVHQMKTPVSVINLLLQDSSVERYKETLESISEENEKINRGLELMLFNARLSQFNLDFKVEKVDLKAAIRKVINDNKKSLIRHSIFPKIICEEDIIVETDYKWISFVINQILINAIKYSKDVPINEKNIIFKVDNEGARIVLSIEDQGIGIPKEDRNRVFNAFFTGINGRRTSESTGMGMYLSKRICDELGHGLTLESEIGKGTKFFIIFYKGKNIFKLSKM; this is encoded by the coding sequence GTGAACTTTAAAAGCTACATTAAAGATAGAATTAGCTATATAGTAGTATACTTTGTCAATACATTTCTAGTAATTTTGACAATGTATCTGTCAATAGTCATTAATCAAAAGAGATTTCCAAGAGAAAATGTACTTTATGCCTTCTTGATATCAGTAGTATTGGTTTCATTTTTTGTTGCATATGACTATTTAAAAAATAGACCTTTTTATAAATACCTTAACAAAGCAGCCAGTTTATCTAAGGATTTAGAAATTATACTAGGTATGACAGAGGGCAAGACTAGTGAGCAGTTAATGTATAACAAAATTTTGAATGAAACTTACAAAGTGTATAATGACAAGATTTCTAAATATGAGGAAAATCATAAACATTATATATATTTCATTAATCAATGGGTACATCAGATGAAAACACCTGTATCTGTAATTAATCTTTTACTTCAAGATAGTAGTGTGGAACGTTATAAGGAGACACTAGAGAGCATTTCTGAGGAGAACGAGAAAATAAATCGTGGACTAGAATTGATGCTTTTTAATGCTAGATTGAGTCAATTTAATCTGGATTTTAAGGTTGAAAAAGTAGACCTGAAAGCAGCTATTAGAAAAGTCATAAATGATAACAAAAAGTCATTAATAAGACATTCTATATTTCCTAAGATTATATGTGAAGAAGATATAATAGTAGAAACAGACTATAAGTGGATATCTTTCGTGATAAATCAAATACTAATAAATGCCATAAAATACTCAAAAGATGTCCCTATAAATGAAAAAAATATTATTTTTAAAGTGGATAATGAAGGAGCAAGGATTGTTTTGTCTATTGAAGATCAAGGCATTGGAATACCCAAGGAAGATAGAAATAGGGTGTTCAATGCATTTTTTACAGGTATAAATGGAAGAAGGACCTCTGAATCTACTGGAATGGGGATGTATCTATCTAAGAGAATATGTGATGAACTAGGTCATGGATTAACCCTTGAGTCAGAAATAGGGAAAGGGACTAAATTTTTTATTATTTTTTATAAAGGGAAAAATATATTTAAACTTTCAAAAATGTAA
- a CDS encoding DNA topoisomerase III, which translates to MAYTLVLAEKPSVGRDIARVLKCNKKGNGYLEGDKYIVTWALGHLVTLADPEEYDKRYKAWKLEDLPMLPSQLKLVVIRQTGKQFKIVKEQMYRKDVKEIVIATDAGREGELVARWIIEKANVKKPIKRLWISSVTDKAIREGFSKLKDGREYENLYASAVARAEADWLVGINATRALTCKYNAQLSCGRVQTPTLAMIAKREEEIRNFKPRDFYGIQALSKDLKLTWQDSQTKDIKTFDREKCERVLSSIKGKDAQVIEVDKTYKKTFSPGLYDLTELQRDANRIFGYSAKETLSIMQKLYETHKILTYPRTDSRYISSDIVDTLKDRIKACSVGPYKALTAIILRSPIKANKSFVDDSKVSDHHAIIPTEQAVFLNELSDRERKIYDLVVKRFLAVLYPPFEYEQTTIKAKIGNETFIAKGKIVKSQGWKEVYSNIYEDDVEDDVREQLLPNINKGDMLKVSSITQTKGATKPPAPFNEGTLLSAMENPKKYMEGEDQALIKIIGETGGIGTVATRADIIEKLFNTFLIEKKGKDIFITSKGKQLLELVPEDLKSPTLTAEWEQKLGAISKGRLNKNIFINEMKAYSKEIVDEIKKSEDKFKHDNITKTKCPECGKYMLEVNGKKGKMLICQDRECGYRKSISKETNARCPNCKKRLQLYGEGEGQIFICNCGFREKLSAFNERRKEAKNTVSKRDVSRYLKEQKKNKEEPINTALADALSKFKLK; encoded by the coding sequence GTGGCATATACATTGGTATTGGCTGAAAAGCCATCTGTAGGTAGAGATATAGCAAGAGTATTGAAGTGCAATAAAAAGGGAAATGGATATTTAGAAGGAGATAAATATATAGTTACATGGGCATTAGGGCATTTAGTTACATTGGCAGACCCAGAGGAGTACGACAAGAGATATAAGGCTTGGAAACTAGAAGATTTGCCTATGCTTCCTTCTCAGCTTAAGTTAGTGGTTATAAGACAAACTGGTAAGCAATTTAAAATTGTTAAAGAACAGATGTACAGAAAAGATGTGAAAGAGATTGTAATAGCTACAGATGCAGGGCGGGAAGGAGAGCTTGTAGCAAGATGGATAATCGAGAAGGCAAATGTAAAGAAACCAATTAAACGATTATGGATATCCTCTGTTACAGATAAGGCTATAAGGGAAGGCTTCAGTAAATTAAAAGACGGAAGAGAATATGAAAACTTATACGCTTCTGCAGTAGCACGTGCTGAGGCTGATTGGCTTGTAGGTATTAATGCTACACGTGCACTGACATGTAAATATAATGCACAGCTTTCATGCGGTAGAGTCCAGACCCCTACCCTTGCAATGATAGCAAAGAGAGAAGAAGAAATTCGAAATTTCAAGCCAAGAGACTTTTATGGAATCCAAGCTCTGTCAAAGGATCTAAAACTAACATGGCAGGATAGTCAAACAAAAGACATAAAAACCTTTGATAGGGAAAAGTGCGAAAGAGTACTTTCGTCTATTAAGGGCAAGGATGCTCAGGTCATAGAGGTAGATAAGACCTATAAGAAGACCTTTTCTCCTGGACTATACGACTTAACAGAACTACAGAGAGATGCAAATAGAATTTTCGGATATTCAGCAAAAGAGACTCTTTCAATAATGCAAAAATTATATGAGACTCATAAGATTCTCACATATCCAAGAACAGATTCTAGGTATATTTCTTCTGATATAGTAGATACATTGAAGGATAGAATAAAGGCTTGCAGTGTTGGACCATATAAGGCATTAACTGCTATTATTTTGAGAAGTCCAATAAAGGCAAACAAGTCCTTTGTAGATGATAGCAAGGTTTCAGATCACCATGCCATCATACCAACAGAGCAGGCAGTTTTCTTGAATGAATTAAGTGATAGAGAACGAAAGATATATGACTTAGTTGTAAAGCGCTTTTTAGCTGTGCTTTATCCACCTTTTGAATATGAACAAACTACCATAAAGGCTAAGATTGGCAATGAAACATTCATTGCTAAAGGTAAGATAGTTAAAAGTCAAGGTTGGAAAGAGGTATACTCAAACATCTATGAGGACGATGTTGAAGATGATGTGAGAGAACAGCTATTACCTAATATAAATAAAGGAGACATGTTAAAGGTATCCTCAATAACGCAAACCAAGGGAGCAACTAAACCACCAGCACCTTTTAATGAAGGTACCTTGCTTTCAGCCATGGAAAATCCTAAAAAGTATATGGAGGGCGAAGACCAAGCTCTAATTAAAATTATAGGAGAAACTGGTGGAATAGGGACAGTAGCTACGAGGGCAGATATTATTGAAAAATTATTTAATACATTTTTGATAGAAAAGAAGGGTAAGGACATATTTATTACGTCTAAAGGTAAGCAATTACTTGAATTAGTTCCTGAAGATTTAAAATCACCGACACTAACCGCAGAATGGGAGCAAAAGCTAGGGGCTATTTCAAAGGGTAGGTTAAATAAAAACATTTTTATTAATGAAATGAAGGCATATTCAAAGGAAATAGTAGATGAAATAAAGAAAAGTGAAGATAAATTCAAGCATGATAATATTACAAAAACTAAATGCCCAGAGTGTGGTAAGTACATGCTTGAGGTAAATGGCAAAAAAGGCAAGATGCTTATATGCCAAGATAGAGAATGTGGATACAGAAAAAGCATCTCAAAAGAAACTAATGCAAGATGCCCAAATTGTAAAAAAAGATTACAGCTGTATGGAGAGGGAGAAGGACAAATTTTTATCTGTAACTGTGGATTTAGAGAAAAGCTATCTGCATTTAATGAAAGAAGAAAAGAAGCTAAAAATACAGTCTCCAAAAGAGATGTATCTAGATATCTTAAAGAGCAAAAGAAAAATAAAGAAGAACCAATAAATACTGCTCTTGCAGATGCATTATCCAAGTTTAAGCTGAAGTAA
- a CDS encoding EAL domain-containing protein has protein sequence MQIKILIVDDSGTDRLSIKNMLSEYYILTARDSEEAMSVLEEHDGVDLLILNLNMPNMDGFQVLEALKENERLKEMRTIILTNHDELDNEIKGLKLGAVDYIRKPIHMDALKARIDVHVALLRAQQAIEQQLDEQTITFDMVFEQAPIGIAISYNYDPEHPDEAIVIFNSVYEQITGRTKEELTRLGWTKITHPDDLEEDMKNYKKLQSGEIKTYSMEKRYIKPDGSVVWAHVIVASFNLSNSKQYSHICLVQDITERKAIEKALKESERSKSVFLSHLPGLAYRCNYDRDWTMQYVSEGCFNLTGYPSESLLYNRDLSFKDIISPEYHEALWNRWEQILAKRQPFKYEYEIITATGEKKWVLELGQGIYNEQGEIEALEGIVLDISDRKVIEDTLKFNNEHDRWTGLYNRDYLESLFVKDVRLKKGIKKALIGINLSPVQLLTANYGFQYTQNLIKKAAEALNQYCTHNRLLFKAYENSFVFYIFDYKDKNELVDFSDVIAKTLEPLFATDRIGGGIGILEIEQNQNEVDIDLLMRRLLIASERSVGLFGKDFEASFYDEKLEAIVNRERDIVEALNAIAMGKNTNDHLFLQYQPIMNLRTGLISGFEALARLKTEKLGLVSPIEFISIAEKTKLIFSIGEKVIITAFRFLNKLKEHGYDEICVSVNISAIQLLQTDFADRLFELMREMQINPKSMGIEITESVFASDYETINNVIEKLRDAGLYIAIDDFGTGYSSLARVKELKVDCMKIDKMFIDKLIDADINKAITSDIISLSHKLGHYTIAEGVEHDIQLQYLKEHDCDKIQGYLISKPLDEEDAIKFLESKNKHNYQSNDSSSYR, from the coding sequence ATGCAAATTAAGATTTTGATAGTTGATGACTCAGGAACTGACAGATTGAGCATCAAAAATATGCTAAGTGAATATTACATATTGACTGCTCGTGACAGTGAGGAAGCCATGAGTGTGCTTGAGGAACATGATGGGGTTGACTTACTCATACTCAATCTGAATATGCCCAATATGGATGGTTTTCAAGTTCTTGAGGCTTTAAAAGAGAACGAACGACTTAAGGAGATGCGCACCATAATATTAACAAATCATGATGAACTGGACAATGAAATCAAGGGTCTAAAGCTTGGTGCAGTGGATTATATTCGTAAGCCAATTCATATGGATGCACTGAAAGCTAGGATTGATGTTCATGTTGCTCTATTACGTGCTCAGCAAGCCATAGAGCAACAATTGGATGAACAGACGATTACCTTTGACATGGTTTTCGAACAAGCCCCTATTGGCATTGCAATTTCATATAACTATGATCCGGAACACCCTGATGAGGCTATTGTAATATTTAACTCAGTGTATGAACAAATCACAGGCAGAACAAAAGAAGAGCTGACTCGTTTAGGTTGGACAAAGATAACTCATCCAGATGATTTGGAAGAAGATATGAAAAATTATAAAAAACTCCAATCAGGCGAAATCAAGACTTATTCAATGGAAAAACGATATATCAAACCAGATGGTTCAGTCGTTTGGGCACATGTGATAGTTGCTTCTTTTAATTTATCAAATAGTAAGCAATACAGTCATATTTGCTTGGTTCAGGATATCACTGAGCGTAAAGCCATTGAAAAAGCACTGAAAGAGAGTGAACGTAGCAAATCTGTTTTTCTTTCTCATCTTCCTGGGCTTGCATATAGGTGCAATTACGATCGTGACTGGACAATGCAGTATGTTTCTGAAGGCTGCTTTAACCTCACAGGCTATCCATCAGAGAGCCTACTGTATAACAGGGACCTGTCTTTTAAGGATATCATTTCCCCCGAATATCATGAGGCTTTATGGAATAGATGGGAGCAAATTCTTGCAAAAAGACAGCCGTTTAAATACGAGTATGAAATTATAACTGCCACTGGAGAGAAAAAATGGGTTTTGGAGCTGGGACAAGGGATTTACAATGAACAAGGTGAAATTGAAGCGCTAGAAGGAATCGTTTTAGATATATCAGATAGAAAAGTAATTGAAGATACCCTAAAATTTAACAATGAGCATGATAGATGGACTGGGCTGTATAATCGAGACTATTTGGAGTCATTATTTGTAAAGGATGTTAGGCTAAAGAAGGGAATAAAAAAGGCACTTATTGGCATTAACTTAAGTCCGGTTCAGTTGTTAACAGCCAATTATGGGTTCCAGTATACTCAGAATCTGATAAAAAAGGCAGCTGAGGCCCTTAATCAGTATTGCACCCATAATCGTCTTTTATTTAAAGCCTATGAAAATAGTTTTGTTTTCTATATCTTTGACTACAAAGATAAAAATGAGCTTGTTGATTTTAGCGATGTTATTGCAAAAACTTTAGAACCCTTATTTGCAACAGATAGAATAGGCGGTGGGATTGGAATTCTCGAAATTGAACAAAATCAAAATGAGGTGGATATTGATTTACTTATGAGGAGGCTCTTGATTGCTTCAGAAAGGTCTGTTGGCTTGTTTGGAAAGGACTTTGAAGCTTCCTTTTATGATGAAAAACTGGAAGCCATAGTTAACCGGGAAAGAGATATTGTAGAAGCTCTTAACGCTATAGCTATGGGCAAAAATACTAATGACCATTTGTTTTTGCAGTATCAGCCTATTATGAATTTAAGAACAGGTTTGATTTCTGGCTTTGAGGCACTTGCCAGATTAAAGACAGAAAAGCTTGGACTTGTGTCCCCAATTGAGTTCATTTCTATAGCAGAGAAAACAAAGCTTATTTTTTCGATTGGTGAAAAAGTGATTATAACTGCATTTCGTTTTTTGAACAAGCTCAAAGAGCATGGATACGATGAAATCTGCGTTTCAGTCAATATTTCTGCTATTCAGCTATTGCAAACTGATTTTGCAGACAGGCTGTTTGAACTTATGAGGGAAATGCAGATTAACCCGAAGAGCATGGGGATTGAGATTACAGAGTCAGTCTTTGCTTCTGATTATGAAACTATCAATAATGTTATTGAGAAATTAAGAGACGCAGGGCTTTACATAGCTATAGATGATTTTGGGACTGGATATTCTTCACTGGCCAGAGTAAAGGAATTAAAAGTAGATTGCATGAAAATTGACAAAATGTTTATAGATAAGTTGATAGACGCAGATATAAATAAGGCTATAACAAGTGATATTATTTCGTTGTCACATAAACTTGGGCATTATACAATTGCTGAAGGAGTTGAGCATGATATTCAGTTGCAGTATTTAAAAGAACATGACTGTGATAAAATACAGGGATACCTGATCAGCAAGCCTCTTGATGAAGAAGATGCGATTAAGTTCTTGGAAAGCAAGAACAAGCATAACTACCAGTCAAATGACAGCTCAAGTTATCGGTGA